A genome region from Phoenix dactylifera cultivar Barhee BC4 chromosome 18, palm_55x_up_171113_PBpolish2nd_filt_p, whole genome shotgun sequence includes the following:
- the LOC120104414 gene encoding uncharacterized protein LOC120104414 isoform X6, whose product MRSRRGRPLKELYDATRKLSEPEITPVLQGTCHIQGPIDEANYDLQRTDLGDFPVEGRHLLVNEKLCTRAEPGTCNVCSAPCISCLHLKRTVLIMESKIKDGLSHDTSGRKDDSSVIGDKVPNYSSRECDDQQHESSETSNFLSSTSSHNSCFENFESKARFRDLIRDDASEDVKTPYKESSDEAVKLLLEQTNVSSHSALPSHSQTRSGLHHKTHSDLVDEQHVLECHGDSISCISGITNASTAVHAPHMDSDDKNATSSIPSTGNLLARKSEKPVQNEAHPDCRIDEIKESQNEFQMPSTLLEESLQKNNGSSSAIAGSSPMYEHSEFHPSKSDNSSHCNYVSKERNACDQFPAVEIPKCLGNEESSLAQELVAGSIDGQENTARANSEINKESSTTSESASVSLKDTDACMGTEIGTGSRIPHPDCRIDEIKESQNEFQMPSTLLEESLQKNNGSSSAIAGSSPMYEHSEFHPSKSDNSSHCNYVSKERNACDQFPAVEIPKCLGNEESSLAQELVAGSIDGKENTARANSEINKESSTTSESASVSLKDTDACMGTEIGTGSRIPSDDAKKASFMKEPPGKSNLLLETANTQVSEIQPRTTSDNEIEDDVSAFPISKLSHIEYLI is encoded by the exons atgaggagccgccgcgGACGGCCCCTGAAGGAGCTGTATGATGCCACGAGGAAGCTCTCAGAACCGGAG ATCACTCCAGTATTGCAAGGGACATGCCACATCCAAGGACCTATTGATGAGGCTAACTATGATCTACAGAGGACAGATTTG GGTGATTTTCCAGTTGAAGGAAGACACTTACTTGTGAATGAAAAACTTTGCACCAGAGCAGAACCTGGTACGTGCAACGTATGTTCTGCTCCTTGCATATCTTGTTTGCACTTAAAGCGAACTGTGCTGATCATGGAATCAAAAATCAAGGATGGGCTTTCACATGACACTTCTGGGAGAAAAGATGATAGTTCTGTTATTGGTGACAAAGTGCCTAATTATAGCAGCAGAGAATGTGATGATCAGCAGCATGAATCTAGTGAAACTAGTAATTTTCTAAGCTCTACTTCAAGTCATAATTcatgttttgaaaattttgaaagtaAAGCAAGATTCAGAGACTTAATTAGAGATGATGCATCAGAAGATGTTAAAACACCCTATAAGGAGTCTTCAGATGAAGCAGTTAAGCTTCTTTTGGAGCAAACCAATGTTTCTTCTCATAGTGCCCTTCCCTCTCACAGCCAGACAAGATCTGGTCTGCACCATAAAACACACTCAGATCTAGTTGACGAGCAGCATGTATTAGAATGCCATGGGGATAGCATTTCATGTATTTCTGGTATTACGAATGCCAGCACTGCAGTCCATGCTCCTCATATGGACTCAGACGATAAAAATGCAACATCCAGCATTCCATCAACTGGTAATTTACTCGCCAGAAAATCTGAAAAGCCGGTCCAGAATGAAGCTCACCCTGACTGTCGAATTGATGAA ATAAAAGAGAGTCAGAATGAATTTCAAATGCCTAGCACATTGCTCGAAGAATCTTTACAGAAGAATAATGGTTCTAGTTCTGCAATAGCTGGCTCTTCCCCCATGTATGAACATTCAGAGTTCCATCCATCAAAAAGCGATAATTCTTCCCATTGTAATTATGTTTCCAAGGAAAGAAATGCATGTGATCAATTTCCAGCAGTTGAAATTCCGAAATGCTTAGGCAATGAGGAATCTTCACTAGCACAAGAATTAGTTGCTGGCAGTATTGATGGGCAAGAAAATACTGCACGTGCAAACAGTGAAATTAATAAAGAAAGCAGCACAACAAGTGAATCTGCTTCAGTTTCTCTGAAGGATACTGATGCATGCATGGGAACTGAAATTGGAACTGGCAGTAGGATCCCTCACCCTGACTGTCGAATTGATGAAATAAAAGAGAGTCAGAATGAATTTCAAATGCCTAGCACATTGCTCGAAGAATCTTTACAGAAGAATAATGGTTCTAGTTCTGCAATAGCTGGCTCTTCCCCCATGTATGAACATTCAGAGTTCCATCCATCAAAAAGCGATAATTCTTCCCATTGTAATTATGTTTCCAAGGAAAGAAATGCATGTGATCAATTTCCAGCAGTTGAAATTCCGAAATGCTTAGGCAATGAGGAATCTTCACTAGCACAAGAATTAGTTGCTGGCAGTATTGATGGGAAAGAAAATACTGCACGTGCAAACAGTGAAATTAATAAAGAAAGCAGCACAACAAGTGAATCTGCTTCAGTTTCTCTGAAGGATACTGATGCATGCATGGGAACTGAAATTGGAACTGGCAGTAGGATCCCATCTGATGATGCTAAGAAGGCCAGCTTCATGAAAGAGCCACCTGGAAAGTCCAATTTGTTGTTAGAGACAGCTAATACTCAGGTATCCGAGATCCAACCTCGGACAACCTCGGACAATGAAATTGAGGATGATGTGAGTGCATTTCCTATCTCCAAATTATCTCATATAGAATATCTTATTTAA
- the LOC120104414 gene encoding uncharacterized protein LOC120104414 isoform X5: MESKIKDGLSHDTSGRKDDSSVIGDKVPNYSSRECDDQQHESSETSNFLSSTSSHNSCFENFESKARFRDLIRDDASEDVKTPYKESSDEAVKLLLEQTNVSSHSALPSHSQTRSGLHHKTHSDLVDEQHVLECHGDSISCISGITNASTAVHAPHMDSDDKNATSSIPSTGNLLARKSEKPVQNEAHPDCRIDEIKESQNEFQMPSTLLEESLQKNNGSSSAIAGSSPMYEHSEFHPSKSDNSSHCNYVSKERNACDQFPAVEIPKCLGNEESSLAQELVAGSIDGQENTARANSEINKESSTTSESASVSLKDTDACVGTEIGTGSRIPHPDCRIDEIKESQNEFQMPSTLLEESLQKNNGSSSAIAGSSPMYEHSEFHPSKSDNSSHCNYVSKERNACDQFPAVEIPKCLGNEESSLAQELVAGSIDGQENTARANSEINKESSTTSESASVSLKDTDACMGTEIGTGSRIPHPDCRIDEIKESQNEFQMPSTLLEESLQKNNGSSSAIAGSSPMYEHSEFHPSKSDNSSHCNYVSKERNACDQFPAVEIPKCLGNEESSLAQELVAGSIDGKENTARANSEINKESSTTSESASVSLKDTDACMGTEIGTGSRIPSDDAKKASFMKEPPGKSNLLLETANTQVSEIQPRTTSDNEIEDDVSAFPISKLSHIEYLI, translated from the coding sequence ATGGAATCAAAAATCAAGGATGGGCTTTCACATGACACTTCTGGGAGAAAAGATGATAGTTCTGTTATTGGTGACAAAGTGCCTAATTATAGCAGCAGAGAATGTGATGATCAGCAGCATGAATCTAGTGAAACTAGTAATTTTCTAAGCTCTACTTCAAGTCATAATTcatgttttgaaaattttgaaagtaAAGCAAGATTCAGAGACTTAATTAGAGATGATGCATCAGAAGATGTTAAAACACCCTATAAGGAGTCTTCAGATGAAGCAGTTAAGCTTCTTTTGGAGCAAACCAATGTTTCTTCTCATAGTGCCCTTCCCTCTCACAGCCAGACAAGATCTGGTCTGCACCATAAAACACACTCAGATCTAGTTGACGAGCAGCATGTATTAGAATGCCATGGGGATAGCATTTCATGTATTTCTGGTATTACGAATGCCAGCACTGCAGTCCATGCTCCTCATATGGACTCAGACGATAAAAATGCAACATCCAGCATTCCATCAACTGGTAATTTACTCGCCAGAAAATCTGAAAAGCCGGTCCAGAATGAAGCTCACCCTGACTGTCGAATTGATGAAATAAAAGAGAGTCAGAATGAATTTCAAATGCCTAGCACATTGCTCGAAGAATCTTTACAGAAGAATAATGGTTCTAGTTCTGCAATAGCTGGCTCTTCCCCCATGTATGAACATTCAGAGTTCCATCCATCAAAAAGCGATAATTCTTCCCATTGTAATTATGTTTCCAAGGAAAGAAATGCATGTGATCAATTTCCAGCAGTTGAAATTCCGAAATGCTTAGGCAATGAGGAATCTTCACTAGCACAAGAATTAGTTGCTGGCAGTATTGATGGGCAAGAAAATACTGCACGTGCAAACAGTGAAATTAATAAAGAAAGCAGCACAACAAGTGAATCTGCTTCAGTTTCTCTGAAGGATACTGATGCATGTGTGGGAACTGAAATTGGAACTGGCAGTAGGATCCCTCACCCTGACTGTCGAATTGATGAAATAAAAGAGAGTCAGAATGAATTTCAAATGCCTAGCACATTGCTCGAAGAATCTTTACAGAAGAATAATGGTTCTAGTTCTGCAATAGCTGGCTCTTCCCCCATGTATGAACATTCAGAGTTCCATCCATCAAAAAGCGATAATTCTTCCCATTGTAATTATGTTTCCAAGGAAAGAAATGCATGTGATCAATTTCCAGCAGTTGAAATTCCGAAATGCTTAGGCAATGAGGAATCTTCACTAGCACAAGAATTAGTTGCTGGCAGTATTGATGGGCAAGAAAATACTGCACGTGCAAACAGTGAAATTAATAAAGAAAGCAGCACAACAAGTGAATCTGCTTCAGTTTCTCTGAAGGATACTGATGCATGCATGGGAACTGAAATTGGAACTGGCAGTAGGATCCCTCACCCTGACTGTCGAATTGATGAAATAAAAGAGAGTCAGAATGAATTTCAAATGCCTAGCACATTGCTCGAAGAATCTTTACAGAAGAATAATGGTTCTAGTTCTGCAATAGCTGGCTCTTCCCCCATGTATGAACATTCAGAGTTCCATCCATCAAAAAGCGATAATTCTTCCCATTGTAATTATGTTTCCAAGGAAAGAAATGCATGTGATCAATTTCCAGCAGTTGAAATTCCGAAATGCTTAGGCAATGAGGAATCTTCACTAGCACAAGAATTAGTTGCTGGCAGTATTGATGGGAAAGAAAATACTGCACGTGCAAACAGTGAAATTAATAAAGAAAGCAGCACAACAAGTGAATCTGCTTCAGTTTCTCTGAAGGATACTGATGCATGCATGGGAACTGAAATTGGAACTGGCAGTAGGATCCCATCTGATGATGCTAAGAAGGCCAGCTTCATGAAAGAGCCACCTGGAAAGTCCAATTTGTTGTTAGAGACAGCTAATACTCAGGTATCCGAGATCCAACCTCGGACAACCTCGGACAATGAAATTGAGGATGATGTGAGTGCATTTCCTATCTCCAAATTATCTCATATAGAATATCTTATTTAA